In Balaenoptera acutorostrata chromosome 3, mBalAcu1.1, whole genome shotgun sequence, the genomic stretch AGAAGGTGCTTGGATTTATATAATTTCAGAGTGCTAATTTCCTGAATTAACTAATATCACTCTTTGGGAGAAGTATAACAATTTATTGTCTAATGGGCAAGTCCAAATCAAGAAGATTCCATGGCAAATTCCTTAGGTAAAGAGAATGATGATGTATTGTGACCAAAGGGAGCAGGATTAGAGGACCCTATAGATGGTCAGAGAGCTGCCATATAAAATAGTTATATcaattttaatggaaataatggaatgaaatagaatatgcttaataataaaaatatatctaatcTTTCTTTGATTATCTGAAAGGAATTAGAATTGACTGAGGCCTTTGGGTTATTATTCTACCAACTTCTGTTAACTTGTAGAGATAATGCTTATGAGTACTTTAGGGAATTGTGTTCCAGATAATATGGACATCCACATACACAACACTGAGTGAGTGACTCACTAACTCTGGCTGAAAGGTAAGAAATGATTGAAATGACAGAAAGTACTCAAAAGAGCAAAGAATAAGAAGGAGTTTATTAAACTGGGGGATGCTCATGAAAATATCTAAACACCATTACATGCAAATTGACAAACAAATGTAGTGTATTGTCAATCCCCTCCAATTTTCATATATAGCCCAAGTCATAATCAGAGCTTTATGTATTTGTGATGAAATTAGGCCCAGATATCACTACTATACACACctgaaaaacttagaaaaatgatCTAATTATCCCTCTACATTCTGGACTTTTATATGCATAGATTTTCATACTCATTAGTACCTTTTATGCAGAGGTAAATTCCTAAGgccttatttgtttatttctattataGCAATATTAGTTACTCTATTGCAGAGAAGATGATTGTAACCTGAGGAATTCAGCTGTCTATTACAAAGTTGCTGAACAAATTTCTATATGATAATGATCCTTGTCTCCTCTTTAAAGTAAGTCAACCACAGAACCAAGAGTCAAGATATCTTCATTTTACTCTTTactcttctatttatttaatgaacACATTTTATCTTATCCCTTAGTCTAAAAAGCTATTTCTGTGAATTGGagaataaatgctttttttttttaacatctttattggagtataattgctttacaatggttagtttctgctttataacaaagtgaatcagctatacatatacatatatcctcatatctcctccctcttgcgtctccctcccaccctccctatcccacccctctaggtggtcacaaagcacagagctgatctccctgtgctacacggctgcttcccactagctatctattttacatttggtagtgtatatatgtccatgccactctctcacttcgtcccagcttacccttccccctccccatgtcctcaagtccattctctacgtctgcatctttattcctgtcctgcccctaggttcttcagaaccatttttattgtttaagattccatatatatgtgttagcatacggtatttgtttttctctttctgacttacgtcactctgttatgacagactctaggtccatccacctcactacaaataactcaatttcatttctttttatggctgagtaatattccattgtagagaATAAATGATTTTAGCTCCCCGAAGAGCTGTAAGGATTAATGTGATTGAAGACCAGCAGTATTAGAAATTTTGCagcaactattaaaaaaaaagcaaacatgatATTGTTCCATTGTCGTTGCCATGAAACGTTGTCTTACTTACTATCACATTGCGGGTGTTCCTTTGTGTGGCTGATTCCTGCACAAGGTGGTTCCATTTGGACTCTTTGATGGGCTATATCTCCTGTCTGCCATTTCCTATAATAAAAGCATTTATTTCATACAAATTCCATAATTCTCAAATTCAGTTTAGTTATTCCATCAACCAGTACCAATGAATGTAGTTTTATACTATGCAGACAGTTACCTTTGGGAATGAGACTACTCTATTATTAGAATTTCTACTGGAAGTTAAATTGTTCTGCCAAGAAAACCTTACAGAATACCTTAATACCATAATAACCATACTTCTGTATAACTGAAATGACTTATATGGCTTCAATTTCCTTCTCAACACATTTCCTGGTAAAAGTACCATAAAAAACATGACATGGGTCATGTGACCCACACGTTTATTGACCACACCCTTACTGATTGCCTGGGAAATCCCACTGCATTTAAGCATGTCCTTCTCACTGATGGAGTGAGAGTGAACTTCTGGGTCCCATTATGCCATGCTTTTTGTATACAGTTATGTGAGACACTGTTGCCTGGAATACCCTCTTCATATCCCGTTATCCAGTCCACTCAGCATACACCACTCAGAGTACAATGTATCACAATGTTACAATGTGTGTCACCATAACTAGACTCAAGATGCTGGATTACAGACCATGTTTTGCTCAACTTGGCATTTTCTCCCAGCCATTAGTGTGATATTGTTTAGTAATAAATGCTTAGTTGAATAAATTCTCTACATAACtagaataatttcattaaaaCACAAATTGTATCATGTCTGTTCTGTGCTTCCACCTTTCTGATGGCTTCCCACTGTACTGAAAAATATTCCGAACTCCTTGAGAGGACATGAAAGTAGTCTTTTTACTTCTCCaatatcatctctcaccattctcTGCCTCACAGTCAAAGCTGTAACCACATTGGTCTTTTACTTCTTGGAACAAGTCAACGTCTTTCTGAACACAGATCTTTACACCTGtcatttcctctgcctagaacgTTCATCACCTCTCTTTTCTCATGGTTGGCTCTTTTTCATCTTTCAGATCTTAGCTTAAATGCCATTTCCTCAAAGAGGCCCTCCTTGTCTAACCAATCtaaagacagtctcttctataACTCTCTAACAGCATCGTCTTTCATGGCATTTGTCATGATCTgtaattaaaatttgtttatatttttgttttctattctcaCTAGATTCTGAGCAACATAAAAGAGTGATTATACGTTTTATTTATGATTATAAACCTAGTACttagcacataataggtgctcagtaaatatctgtcaAATGAATGGATAATAAGATATCCCCATTTCATTGTTTTGATGGAAGATTTTTTCCTGGACACTTGAGGATATCAGTAACTTCAGTGGTTCAAAGTCTTCTTTCTACAGCACTGAAGTCATATGCAAAGTTACTCTGCCTGCTTTACCAGTGTTTGCTAAGCTATTTAGACAAGCGTCTGAGTGAATGATGTTGGCAAGCACTGCCCAGAAATCTGAACGTTTGTTTAGACCTTGGGTATGACCCTAAGACAAAAGCAGGGAGAGGAAGCATGATGTAACTGAAAATAACATGAGTTTGTGTTGATACATTTGGCTTAACATCCTGCCTTCATCATTTCCtagctggatgaccttgggcatgCTATTTGCTCTCTTTCAGCTTTGGCTTCTTCATGTGTAAACAAGCATAATACCtaactcacagggttgttgtgagaactaAGTAATtgcacagtgcctagaacaattTTCAGCCTGTGGAAgatattaaaaatcataattattgCCATGATTGTCAGATATTGGACTAGAAAATAGTTTTATAAGTCATATAGTTTGATAAATGTGGTTTGTAACTTATCTTCGCAAGGCATTTCTTTGATTTGGAGCACCAAGCACCTTAAGGGCttagacattttcattttttttctcttccctccaccctccccattAACTTGTTCAAGGTATTCTTCATGTCTTCATTCCTAAGGGTGTAGACGATAGGGTTCAGCAGGGGTGTGATAGCGGTGAAAAACACAGACACCACCTTGCTCTCTGGGAGGCTGGTGGATGGATGGGAATAGATGAAGATGCAGTGTCCCAGAAACCATGTGACACGGTGAGGTGGGCTGCACAGGTGGACAGGGCCTTCCGCCTGCCTTCTGAGATCTGCTGCCTCAGACTCACCAGGATGACTGCACAGGACACAAGAACCACAAAACAGACCACGGAGATCAGCCCACTGCTGGAGACGATGAGAATCTCAATGATGTGAGTATCAGTGTAGGCCAGTTTGATCACCTGAGGTACATCACAGAAAAAGTTGTCAATCTCATCAGGACCACAGTAGGGCAGCTTGATGGTGAGGAAGGTCAGGGCCCCCATCCAGAGGGCCACAGCCAGCAGCACACATACTTTCCAGTTCATCACTATCATGTACTGCAGGGGTTTGCAAATGGCCACAT encodes the following:
- the LOC102999277 gene encoding LOW QUALITY PROTEIN: olfactory receptor 4E1 (The sequence of the model RefSeq protein was modified relative to this genomic sequence to represent the inferred CDS: inserted 1 base in 1 codon); its protein translation is MRMEEAILLNQTNLVPYFQLRGLTVNQNVQMAAFATFLIFYVLRMIGNILIVITIIYDHRLHTPMYFFLSNLSFIDVCHSSVTVPRMLIHTWSEEKLISFDACATQMFFLHLFACSEIFLLTVMAYDRYVAICKPLQYMIVMNWKVCVLLAVALWMGALTFLTIKLPYCGPDEIDNFFCDVPQVIKLAYTDTHIIEILIVSSSGLISVVCFVVLVSCAVILVSLRQQISEGRRKALSTCAAHLTXVTWFLGHCIFIYSHPSTSLPESKVVSVFFTAITPLLNPIVYTLRNEDMKNTLNKLMGRVEGREKK